One Hyphomonadaceae bacterium BL14 genomic window, GCGTCTGTTCGCCTGGTTTCTGGAAGAGGGCGGGCAGGGCGGCTGGACGCTGAGTCCCGAGGGTGCCGCCTTCGTCAATGCCCAGGCCTGGGAGGGCGAGGTACTGCAGATCGAACGCACCGCTGCGCGCATCCGGGCGCAAGGCTTGCGGGGCGAGGTGGGGCCGGACGACATCGCGCGGGCGATGGCCGGGCCCGCGCCCCCGGATGCGCGCGAAGCGCTGGAAGACGCCGCTGTGCGCCGGCTGGCGCAAGCCTGGGCCGCCGGATCCGCTGAATCCCTGCGTGATGTGCTGGAGACAGCCGAGCGCGCGGCCCTCAGCGCGGCGCTGGAGGCGGCAGGCGGCGTGCGTCAGGACGCGGCCCAGCGCCTGGGCATGAACCGCAATACCTTCGCCCGCCGCCTGGCGGCCCTGGGGCTGGACGGTGAGACTGCGTCCTGAGCGTCACAGGTGTTGAATCCCGGCCACAGCTCGGTCATGATCCGCGCCGACTGGATCCGGGAGTGCCCCTTTGACCGCAGCGCTGTCCGCGCCCGCTGCCATGAAGCGGATATCGATCTTCGCCGTTGTGTTCGTCATTGCGGCCGGCGGTGTGATTGCTCTGGCGCTGATGTCGGTGAGCTCCGGCACGGTCTGGGAGCCGACCGGGCTTCTGTTCCGCTCCCTTCTGGCCCTGACCATCCTCGTGGTCGCCGGGCTGGCGATCGCCGTGGCGCTGCGTCTGGGCCGCCAGCTGCGCGGGCGCAAATTTGCCGAACCCGCGCCACGCCTGCAGATGCGCTTCATCACCCTGTTTGCTGTCGCCGCCATTGCGCCGGCGGTGCTGATGGCCGGGTTTCACGCGCTGGTGCTCAATCGCGGTATTGAATTCTGGTTCGGCGAGCGGGTGACGACCCTGGTGGAGGCCTCCGCCGAGCTGGGCCGGGAATGGCCCAATGTGGCGCTGAGCTTTGTGCAATTGCAGATGGGCTCGCTGGCCGAGGATTTGTCGGACCCGGCGGCGGTGCAGGGCCTGCAGGAAAGCCGCATCCTCTACCGCAATTATCTGACCCAGCAGGCCATGCTGCGCAATTTTCCGGCGGTCTATGTGATTGACAGCCAGGCGACGGTGCTGGCGCGCAGCGACGAGGCACCGGGCACGCCGCCTTTCGCAGCCCCCACGCGCTTCATGTTCGACGTGGCCGATGACGGCGATATCGGCGCGTCCGATCCGGTGACGCGCGCCGACGCGCCCGACTATCTGCGCATGATCATCGCCATGCCCGAATATGGCGACGCCTATCTCTATGTCGTCTGGTTCGAGGACTTTTCGCTCCTGTCCGCGCCGCAGGCGGCCATTGCGTCCTTCCGCGAGGCGGTGCAGCGCGAACAGCAGATGCGCGGCAGCTTCTTCGTCGTCTATGCCCTGGCGGCGATCCTGATCTTTATTGGCGCGGTCTGGCTGGCGCTGAGCGCGTCACAGCGGGTGACGGCGCCGGTCAGCCGGCTGGTCTCGGCGGCCGAGCGCGTGCGCCGGGGCGATCTGGACGTGCGGGTTCATGTGGCGCGTGAAGATGATGAGATCGCGGCGCTGGGGCGCGCGTTCAACCGCATGACCCGCCAGCTGTCCAGCCAGCGCAAGGCGCTGGTGGAGACCAATACCGAAAACGAGCGCCGCCGCGCCTTCATCGAGGCCGTGCTGACCGGCGTCAGCGCCGGGGTGATCGGTCTGGACGCCCACAGGCGCATCACGCTGATCAATCGCGCGGGGGCCCAGATGCTGGGCCATGAACCCGAGGAGCTGGTGGGCCGGCCGCTGCACGAGGGCGCATCAGTGTTTCTGGATGTGGTGGACGAGGTCGTGCGCCGCCCCCATGAGATCGCCGAGCGCCAGATCGACATTCCGAATGCCGACGGTGCGGTGATGAATCTGAATGTGCGTGCCGGGCCCGACGAAGAGGGCGGGGTGGTGCTGACCTTTGACGATGTCACCCGTCTGGTCGGGGCCCAGCGCAATGCCGCCTGGCGCGATGTGGCCCGGCGCATCGCCCACGAGATCAAGAACCCGCTCACCCCGATCCAGCTGTCGGCCGAGCGTCTGCGGCGCAAATACCGCCGGACGGTCAACGCGGACGATCTGGAGATTTTTGACCGCTGCATCGACACCATCGTGCGCCAGGTCAGCGATATCGGGCGCATGGTGGACGAGTTCTCGTCCTTCGCCCGCATGCCGGCACCGAATATGGAGGCGGCTGACCTCAGCGAGATCGCGCGCTCGGCCGTGTTTGCCCAGCGCGTGGCGTCGCCGTCCATCCGCCTGACACTGGACGGGCCGGAGCCCGGCCCGCTGGTGGAGTGCGACTCGCGCCTGGCCGGGCAGGCGCTGGCCAATATCCTGAAAAACGCCGCCGAAAGCGTCGCCTCGCGCATGGAGCGCGACAGCGCCAAGGTGCCGGGCCAGATCGCGGTGAGGGTGTTCGAACACGAAGGCTTTGGCGTGGTCGAGGCGCGCGATGACGGGCTGGGCTGGCCCGTGGCTGACAAGGCGCGCCTGACCGAGCCCTATATGACCACGCGCGAAAAGGGCACCGGGCTTGGCCTGGCGATCGTTCGGCGCGTGATGGAAGATCATGGCGGGCGCCTCGATCTGGACGATCCTGCGCCGGGTGAAACCGGGGCTGTGGTGCGTCTGGCCTTTCCCTTGCTTGAAACGCGTGCGGGGCTCGACAGCCCGGCGGCGCGTGCGGAGGCGTAATACTGATGTCGCGGGATATTCTGATCGTGGACGACGAGGCCGACATCCGGGAGCTCATTGGCGGGCTGCTGGAGGATGAAGGCTATGAGGCGCGCTATGCCGGCGATGCGGACAGTGCGCTGGCTGCCGTACGCCAGCGCCGCCCCTCTCTGGCCATTCTGGATGTCTGGCTTCAGGGCTCGCGGCTGGACGGGATCGAGCTGCTGGACGAGATCAAGCGCACTGATCCGCTGCTGCCCGTGGTGGTGATTTCAGGTCATGGCACGATCGAGACCGCCGTGGCGGCGATCCGCAAGGGTGCCTATGATTTCATCGAGAAGCCGTTCAAATCCGACAAGCTTCTGATCACGGTGGAGCGCGCGCTGGAGGCCAGCCAGCTGCGCCGCGAGAATGCCGAGCTGCGCGCGCGCTCGGAGATGCAGACCGAACTGGTCGGGCGCTCGGCCGCGATCCTCACCCTGCGCCAGACCATTGACCGGGTGGCCCCCACCAATTCGCGCGTGCTCATTTCAGGTCTGCCCGGCACGGGCAAGGAGCTGATCGCGCGCATGATCCACGCCGCGTCCAGCCGCGCGAAGGGCGATTTCGTGCCCGTCAGCGCCGCGCTGATGGACCCGGACCGGGTGGAGCTGGAGCTGTTCGGCGCCGAGCGCGACGGCGTGGTGGAGCGCACCGGTCATCTGGAAGCGGCCCATGGCGGGACACTGTTCCTGGACGAGGTCGGCGACATGCCGCTGGCAACCCAGGGCAAGCTGTTGCGCATGCTGGTGGAACAACGCTTCCGCCGGGTTGGCGGCGCGGCGGATGTGGAGGTGAATGTGCGCGTGCTGTCATCGACCGCGCGCGACCTGCGCAGCCTGATCGGGCAGGGCCGGTTCCGCGAGGATTTGTATCACCGCCTGGCGGTGGTCCCCATCGAGATCCCGACCCTGGCCGAGCGGCGTGATGACATTCCCCATCTGGTGGAGCATTTCATCGAGCGCCTGACCGCAATTACCGGCCTGCCCCGCCGGCGGATCGGCGAGGATGCCATGGCCGCGCTGCAGGCCCATGACTGGCCGGGCAATGTGCGCCAGCTGCGCAATAATGTGGAGCGCCTGCTGATCCTGGCGTCGGGCAATCCCGACGAGCCGGTGACGCTGGATCACCTGCCCGGCGAGGTGGCCGGCCGCTCTGCGAGCGCAAGCACCGGCCTCGATGCCGAGCGCATGATCGCCCTGCCGCTGCGCGACGCGCGCGAAAGCTTCGAGCGGGAATATCTGCGCGCGCAGATCAGCCGGTTTGGCGGCAATATCTCGCGCACGGCCTCGTTCATCGGCATGGAGCGCTCGGCATTGCACCGCAAGCTCAAGACGCTGGGCGTCGCCGGGCCGGGACGCGGCGATGACGAGACTGACACGGACATCCCGTCATGAAAGCGGTTGTGTGCGGCGCGGGACGCGTCGGTCACGGGATTGCGCGCGAACTGGCCAGCGAGGGCAATGCCGTCACGGTGGTGGACTGGTCGCGCGAGCTGATCGACAAGGTGACCACCGATCTCGATGTGCGCGGCGTGGTCGGCCACGGGGCCCATCCGGATGTGCTGGAACGCGCCGGGATCGCCAATGCCGACCTGCTGGTCGCTGTCACCTATTCTGACGAAACCAACATGGTGGCCTGCCAGGTCGCCAAGACCCTGTTCGACACGCCCACGCGCATCGCGCGGGTGCGCGCCCAGAGCTATCTTGACCGGCGCTGGGGCGATCTGTTCTCCACCGGCGGCCTGCCCATTGATGTGACCATCTCGCCGGAGCTGGAGGTCAGCCGGTCGATCCTGCAGCGGCTGGAGACGCCCGGTGCCTTTGCCACCGCGCCCTTCGCCAATTCGCGCGTCCAGATTCTCGGCCTTCGGGTCGATGAGCAGTCACCGGTGGCAGGCAGTTCGCGCGACCAGCTGCTGGAACTGTTTCCCGATCTCGGCTTCGATCTTGTGGGCATTCAGCGCGACAAGACGATCTTCATTCCCGGGGCGACCGACCAGCTGATGCCCGGCGATGACGCCTATGTCAGCGTCAAGGCTGCCCACGTCAAACGCGCGCTGGATGTGTTTGGCCGCTCGGCGCAGCGCGCCCGGCGTGTCGTCATTATCGGGGCGGGCAATATCGGCCTGTATGTCGCGCGCGCCCTCGAGCGTGTCAGCGGGGTGCGGGTGCGCATCATCGAACGCGACAAGGCCCAGGCCGAGCGCGCCGCCGATGTGCTGCGCAAAACGGTGGTGCTGCACGGCGATGGGATGGACCGCGACATCCTGCGCGAGGCGGGCGTGGAGGACGCCGAGCTGGCCCTGTGCCTGACCAATGACGACAAGGTCAATCTGCTCAGCGCCGTCATGGCCAAGGGCGAGGGGGCCGAGCGCTCGGTGTGCCTGGTCAATGAAGAGGCGTTCAAGTCGGTGCGCAGCGCGCTGGGCGTGAATGTCATGATTGACCCGCGCGAAGTGACCGTCTCCACCATTCTTCAGCATATCCGCCGCGGCAGGATTACCGGGCTGCAATCGCTGGCCGGAGGCGCGGCAGAAGCGCTGGAAGGCGTGGCGCTGGCGACCTCGCCGCTTGTGGGCAAACCCCTGAACGGGCTGGAGCTTCCCGAGGACGTGGCGATCTGCGCCCTGGTGCGGGGCGATGCGGTTCATTTTGCCCGGGACGCGGTGCAGATTGAGGAGAATGACCGGGTGGTGTTCTTCGCGCTGAAGGGTGCCGTGCCTAAGGTCGAACAATTGTTCCGGGTCAGCCTGCAGTACTTCTAGCCCGTTTGGGGGACGCGTCATGACCCAGTCACCGCGCCTTGTCAGAGCGCTCGGCTGGTGCGCGCTGTTCCTCGGCGCGGCCGCCACGCCCTTCATCCTGTTTGCCTGGCTGGAGGGTGCGCCGCGCGAAGCCGAAGGTTTCCTGGCCACCGCGCTGGGCGGGGTGTTTGCCGGCGGGGTCACGCTGGCGGGAACGGCCGGAACCGCGCGTCCGGCGACGGCGTCCGCATCGCTGCGCCTGGCGCTTCTGCTCTGGCTGGCCGCGCCGCTGCTGGCGGCCCCGCCGCTTATGGCCGCGTCCGGTGACATCATGACCGGGTTGTTTGAATCCTATTCGGCGCTGACCACGACCGGCGCCGTGCTGTACGGGCCCGAGGAGCTGTCGCGTGCCGGCGTGCTGTGGCGGTGCCTGCTGGCCTGGCTGGGCGGGCTGGGCAGTCTGGTGCTCGCCGTGACGGTGTTCGCTGCCCTGGAGGACCCGGGCACCGGGCTGCGGCGCACCAGCCTTCTGACCATTGAACGTGCAGACCTGTTCACCAATTTCGGACCCGCCCTGAGGCGTCTGGGGGCCGCCTATCTCGTGGTGACCGCTGCCGGGTTAGTGTTGCTCGCCGTGACCGGCGCGGACGCGTTCGAGGCGCTGTGCCTGGCGCTGTCGGGCATGTCGACGGCCGGGCTGGCCCCCCAGAGCGGGCCACTGGCCGGATGGCTGCCGCCGGGGGCGATTTTCGTTCTGGCCCTGCTGTGCGTGCTGGGCGCGTGGAATTTCGCCGCCTTCTACGAGATCCTCGTGCGTCACCGCGCCCGCAGCGCGTCGGGCGAGCTGCGCGCCATGGCGCTGATCACCGCCGCCATCGCTGCGGTCGCCGGGCTGGCGGCGGGCACGGGGGCGATTCTGCCGGCGGGTCTCGATGCGGTTTTCGCGATCACCACCAGCGGGTATCAGGCCACGCAGCACTTTGTCCTGCCGGTTCCGGTGCTGATCTTCCTCGCGCTGATCGGCGGCTCGGCGGTGTCCACAACCGGCGGGCTGAAACTGACCCGTGTGCTGATCCTGATGCGCCGCGCCTGGGGCGAGGTGACCTTGCTGGCCCACCCGTCGGCTGCCGTGCGCAGCCGGTATGGCGGGCGCACGCTGACCGACACGGCGTTCGCCAGCGTCGCGGTTTATGCCCTGGCCTACCCGGTTGCGCTGGGGGCAGGGGCGGTGCTGCTCGCCGCCACCGGAACCGGGTTTGAGGACGCGTGGCGCGCGGCAGGGGCGGCGATCGCCAATGCCGGGCCGCTGGCCGGGGCGGCCTATGAAACCATGCCGCCGGCAGGGCTGGCGATCGCCATATTGCTGATGGTGATCGGACGGCTGGAAATTCTGGCTGCCTTCGCGGCCCTGGGGGTGATATTTGCAGGCGATTGAGCCTGCGCCATGCAGGTGAACATGGTTGCAGTGCAGCGAAACCGTGGTTACCTGTTGCGTCGTGGGTCGGCCGTGGGCCGGACAAGCTGGGCGTTGCGGGGCTGATGTCTAACGATAAGAAACAGAACCTTCAGGATGTCTTCCTGAATACAGTGCGCAAGAACAAGACCGCCTTGACCATCTTTCTGGTCAATGGAGTCAAGCTGCAGGGTGTTGTGACCTGGTTTGACAACTTCTGCGTCCTTTTGCGGCGCGAAGGGCAAATCCAGCTGGTATACAAGCATGCCATTTCCACCATCATGCCGAGCCAGCCCGTCCAGCTGTTCGACAAGGATGAGGCGGACGAAGAGAACGCTGATTGATCGAACGTCAGGCTCAGGCCGATCACGCGCTGGTCTTGCTGCCGCTGGTCGCGAAGATGGATTCGGCGCGGGCTGAAGCGCGTCTGGAAGAGGCTTGCGGGCTCGCCGAGGCGCTGGATCTGGTCACGGTCGAGGCGCGGATCGAACCGGTCCGGAAGCTGTATGCCGGTGCCTATTTCGGCTCCGGCAAGCTGGATGCGCTGGCCGAGCGCGTCGCCGAGCTGGAAGCCGGCGTGGTGATCATCGACACCGCGCTCAGCCCCGTGCAGCAGCGCAATCTGGAAAAGCGCCTCAACGCCAAGGTGGTCGACCGCACCGGGCTGATTCTCGAGATTTTCGGCCGCCGCGCCCAGACCCGTGAAGGCCGTCTGCAGGTCGAGCTGGCGCGCCTGTCCTATGAGCGCTCGCGCCTGGTGCGCACCTGGACTCACCTGGAGCGCCAGCGCGGCGGGCGCGGCTTCCTGGCCGGGCCGGGCGAAAGCCAGATCGAGACCGACCGCCGGCTGATTTCCGACAAGATGGCCAAGCTGCGCCGCGAGCTGGACGAGGTTGTGCGCACGCGCACGCTCCACCGCAAGAACCGGCAGGCAGCGCCCTGGCCCACGGTGGCGCTGGTGGGCTACACCAATGCGGGCAAGTCCACCCTGTTCAATCTGCTGTCGCGCGCGCAGGTGCTGGCCAAGGACATGCCCTTCGCCACGCTGGACCCGACGGTGCGCGCCATCCGGACGGGATCGGGGCGCAAGCTCCTGATCTCTGACACGGTGGGCTTCATCACCGATCTGCCGACCGAACTCATTGCTGCCTTCCGCGCCACGCTGGAGGAGGTGAGGGAGGCCGACGTCCTGATCCATGTGCGTGATATGGCCGATCCCGACAATGAAGGGCGCAAGCGCGATGTGCTCGACGTGCTCGAGGCCCTGGGCGCGGGCCCACAGTCTGGCCAGACCATTATCGAAGCCTGGAACAAGGCGGACCGGCTGGACGCGGATGTACGCGAAGACCTGATGTGGCGCGCACGGGCGGCCAGCCACAGGCCCGAAGAGCCCCATGCCGTGCTGACCTCGGCCGTCTCCGGCGACGGGGTCGAGGCGCTCATGAATCTCGTGGACAGCGCTCTGTCCGAAGATGACTTCATCCTGCGCGTGAAGGCCGGACCGGGCGATGCCGCCGCCATGGCGTGGATCCACGAGCATGGCGAGATTCTCGATGAACGCTCGGAAGCCGATACCGGGCTGGTGCATGCCGTGGTGCGCCTGAGCCAGGCCGATGCCGGCCGCTTCGGCACGCGCTTTCCGGGGCTGGGCCAGGCGGTTCGCGAGCGGTCCTGATCGGCGTCCGGGTGACGGCGCGCTCTAGCCCTTGCGCTCTTCCAGCTTGGCCTCGAGCCAGTGGGATTCCATCACATCCAGATTCACATCGCTACAGGTTTTGCCTTCTGCGGCAAGGCGTTGTTCGATCCAGCGGAAGCGGCGCTCGAATTTGGCGTTGGCGCTGCGCAGCGCCGCTTCAGGGTCCACCGACAGCTTGCGCGACAGGTTGGAGATGACGAAGAGGAGATCGCCCAGCTCTTCGGCCACATGGTCCTGATCGCCCGAAGCGATGGCCTCACGAACCTCGCCAAGCTCTTCATCCAGCTTGGAAAACACCTCTTCGGCTGACGGCCAGTCGAAGCCAACGCGCGCGGCGCGTTTCGTCAGCTTTTCCGCGCGCACCAGGGCGGGCAGGGCGAGGGGTATATTGGCCAGCAGAGACGTGTCGGGCGAGCCTTTGCTGGCGCGCTCCTGTGCCTTTTGTGCCTCCCACGCGCGGGTCTGGCTGGCCGCGTCGCGTTCCTCGCCATCCCCGAACACATGAGGATGGCGCCGCAGCATCTTGTCTGAGATGCCGGCAGCGACATCCTCGAACCGGAAATAGCCCGCTTCCTGCGCCATCTGGCTGTGGAACACGACCTGGAGGAGGAGATCGCCCAGCTCCTCGCGCAAGTCTGTCATGTCGCCACGCTCAATGGCGTCGCAGACCTCATACGCTTCTTCCAGCGTGTAGGGCGCGATGGAGCGGAAATCCTGCTCCAGATCCCAGGGGCAGCCGCCCTCGAGATCGCGCAGCGCCTCCATGATCGACAGGAGGCGCGCGATGGGGTCTGCGGCAGGATCAGTCACCGGCGTGCATTTGCGGCGCTGCTGGCGATTGAGCTGCGGATCAGCCGCTGAAGTCATCTCATCCATGCTTTCTATCCATTTGCCTTCAGGAAGGGGTGCGCAGATTGGGCCCGGGCGTCAACTGACGCTGGCTGAAATGCCTTGCGGGTCTCTCAGCCCGAACGACGCAAAACCGCGTGAGAGGCGAGCCTTGGATACCGGAATCACCTTAGCTAGAATGGCGGACCATGGTCTCGCTGGAACCTCTTTCCCGCGGCGAGATAACGCCGCTTGGGCCACCGTTCTCGCAGCCGATGCGGCTTGGGCGGGGCTGGCTGGTGGCTGTGCTGCTGGCTGTGTTGATCCACATTGTCGTGGCCCTGGCGCTCGTTCTGATCCGGCCAGAGCCCATGCCCCGGATCGAGCCTGCGCCCGTGACGGTCATGGTCCATGTCGAAGCGCCCGCCGCCGAGCCTGTGGAGCCGGTTCAGGTCGTGGAGCCTGTGCCCCTGGTCGAGCCTGAACCGGTGCCGCCCCAAGTCCGTGTCGAGCCGGAGCCTGTCGCCGTCCTGGCGCCGCGCGAAACGCCTGTTCGCGAGCCCGCCGCCGAGGCGGCTGGCGAACCCACCGATCCAGCATCGCCGTCCGTTTCGGGCTCATTCAACATCCTGACGGCCGAAGGCGGCCGCACGGATCTGGGATTGGTGACGCCGCAAGACGGCAATGCCTTGCGTGGCCTGTTCTGCGCCACAGGGTCACGCGACCTGCGGGTGGCGGCCGGATGCGACATGCTGGGCGAGGGGGCGCAAGGCATCACAGGCTATGGCGACAACCTGCCGCCCGACCAGCTGCCCCGGGGCTTCTGGCTGCGGGAGGAGGGTCCGGGATCGCCTCAATTTACCGTCAATGCCGCCGGCCTCGCGCGTCCTGGCCAGATTTTCAGCCAGCATTCCCATTTCGTGCGCGGCGCCCACACGGCGTTCGGACAGCTCCCGGTTCCCGAAAAA contains:
- the hfq gene encoding RNA chaperone Hfq; protein product: MSNDKKQNLQDVFLNTVRKNKTALTIFLVNGVKLQGVVTWFDNFCVLLRREGQIQLVYKHAISTIMPSQPVQLFDKDEADEENAD
- the hflX gene encoding GTPase HflX → MIERQAQADHALVLLPLVAKMDSARAEARLEEACGLAEALDLVTVEARIEPVRKLYAGAYFGSGKLDALAERVAELEAGVVIIDTALSPVQQRNLEKRLNAKVVDRTGLILEIFGRRAQTREGRLQVELARLSYERSRLVRTWTHLERQRGGRGFLAGPGESQIETDRRLISDKMAKLRRELDEVVRTRTLHRKNRQAAPWPTVALVGYTNAGKSTLFNLLSRAQVLAKDMPFATLDPTVRAIRTGSGRKLLISDTVGFITDLPTELIAAFRATLEEVREADVLIHVRDMADPDNEGRKRDVLDVLEALGAGPQSGQTIIEAWNKADRLDADVREDLMWRARAASHRPEEPHAVLTSAVSGDGVEALMNLVDSALSEDDFILRVKAGPGDAAAMAWIHEHGEILDERSEADTGLVHAVVRLSQADAGRFGTRFPGLGQAVRERS
- the mazG gene encoding nucleoside triphosphate pyrophosphohydrolase, which encodes MDEMTSAADPQLNRQQRRKCTPVTDPAADPIARLLSIMEALRDLEGGCPWDLEQDFRSIAPYTLEEAYEVCDAIERGDMTDLREELGDLLLQVVFHSQMAQEAGYFRFEDVAAGISDKMLRRHPHVFGDGEERDAASQTRAWEAQKAQERASKGSPDTSLLANIPLALPALVRAEKLTKRAARVGFDWPSAEEVFSKLDEELGEVREAIASGDQDHVAEELGDLLFVISNLSRKLSVDPEAALRSANAKFERRFRWIEQRLAAEGKTCSDVNLDVMESHWLEAKLEERKG
- a CDS encoding sigma-54 dependent transcriptional regulator, with the protein product MSRDILIVDDEADIRELIGGLLEDEGYEARYAGDADSALAAVRQRRPSLAILDVWLQGSRLDGIELLDEIKRTDPLLPVVVISGHGTIETAVAAIRKGAYDFIEKPFKSDKLLITVERALEASQLRRENAELRARSEMQTELVGRSAAILTLRQTIDRVAPTNSRVLISGLPGTGKELIARMIHAASSRAKGDFVPVSAALMDPDRVELELFGAERDGVVERTGHLEAAHGGTLFLDEVGDMPLATQGKLLRMLVEQRFRRVGGAADVEVNVRVLSSTARDLRSLIGQGRFREDLYHRLAVVPIEIPTLAERRDDIPHLVEHFIERLTAITGLPRRRIGEDAMAALQAHDWPGNVRQLRNNVERLLILASGNPDEPVTLDHLPGEVAGRSASASTGLDAERMIALPLRDARESFEREYLRAQISRFGGNISRTASFIGMERSALHRKLKTLGVAGPGRGDDETDTDIPS
- a CDS encoding PAS domain-containing sensor histidine kinase encodes the protein MTAALSAPAAMKRISIFAVVFVIAAGGVIALALMSVSSGTVWEPTGLLFRSLLALTILVVAGLAIAVALRLGRQLRGRKFAEPAPRLQMRFITLFAVAAIAPAVLMAGFHALVLNRGIEFWFGERVTTLVEASAELGREWPNVALSFVQLQMGSLAEDLSDPAAVQGLQESRILYRNYLTQQAMLRNFPAVYVIDSQATVLARSDEAPGTPPFAAPTRFMFDVADDGDIGASDPVTRADAPDYLRMIIAMPEYGDAYLYVVWFEDFSLLSAPQAAIASFREAVQREQQMRGSFFVVYALAAILIFIGAVWLALSASQRVTAPVSRLVSAAERVRRGDLDVRVHVAREDDEIAALGRAFNRMTRQLSSQRKALVETNTENERRRAFIEAVLTGVSAGVIGLDAHRRITLINRAGAQMLGHEPEELVGRPLHEGASVFLDVVDEVVRRPHEIAERQIDIPNADGAVMNLNVRAGPDEEGGVVLTFDDVTRLVGAQRNAAWRDVARRIAHEIKNPLTPIQLSAERLRRKYRRTVNADDLEIFDRCIDTIVRQVSDIGRMVDEFSSFARMPAPNMEAADLSEIARSAVFAQRVASPSIRLTLDGPEPGPLVECDSRLAGQALANILKNAAESVASRMERDSAKVPGQIAVRVFEHEGFGVVEARDDGLGWPVADKARLTEPYMTTREKGTGLGLAIVRRVMEDHGGRLDLDDPAPGETGAVVRLAFPLLETRAGLDSPAARAEA
- the trkA gene encoding Trk system potassium transporter TrkA — protein: MKAVVCGAGRVGHGIARELASEGNAVTVVDWSRELIDKVTTDLDVRGVVGHGAHPDVLERAGIANADLLVAVTYSDETNMVACQVAKTLFDTPTRIARVRAQSYLDRRWGDLFSTGGLPIDVTISPELEVSRSILQRLETPGAFATAPFANSRVQILGLRVDEQSPVAGSSRDQLLELFPDLGFDLVGIQRDKTIFIPGATDQLMPGDDAYVSVKAAHVKRALDVFGRSAQRARRVVIIGAGNIGLYVARALERVSGVRVRIIERDKAQAERAADVLRKTVVLHGDGMDRDILREAGVEDAELALCLTNDDKVNLLSAVMAKGEGAERSVCLVNEEAFKSVRSALGVNVMIDPREVTVSTILQHIRRGRITGLQSLAGGAAEALEGVALATSPLVGKPLNGLELPEDVAICALVRGDAVHFARDAVQIEENDRVVFFALKGAVPKVEQLFRVSLQYF